The following are encoded in a window of Chionomys nivalis chromosome X, mChiNiv1.1, whole genome shotgun sequence genomic DNA:
- the LOC130867838 gene encoding peptidyl-prolyl cis-trans isomerase A-like: MVNPTVFFDIAADGEALGRVSFELFADKVPKTAENFRALSTGEKGFGYKGSSFHRIIPGFMCQGSDFTRHNGTGSRSVYGEKFEDENFILKHTGPGILSMANAGPNTNGSQLFICTTKTEWLDGKHVVFGKVKEGMNIVEAMERFGSRNGKTSKKITISDCGQL, from the coding sequence ATGGTCAACCCCACCGTGTTCTTCGACATCGCGGCTGATGGCGAGGCCTTGGGCCGCGTCTCCTTCGAGCTGTTTGCAGACAAagttccaaagacagcagaaaactttcgtgctctgagcactggagagaaaggatttggATATAAGGGTTCTTCCTTTCACAGGATTATTCCAGGATTCATGTGCCAGGGTAGTGACTTCACACGCCATAATGGCACTGGCAGCAGATCCGTCTACGGAGAAAAATTTGAGGATGAGAACTTCATCCTGAAGCATACAGGTCCTGGCATCTTGTCCATGGCAAATGCTGGACCAAACACAAACGGTTCCCAGCTTTTTATCTGCACCACCAAGACTGAGTGGCTGGATGGCAAACATGTGGTCTTTGGGAAGGTGAAAGAAGGCATGAATATTGTGGAAGCCATGGAGCGTTTTGGGTCCAGGAATGGCAAGACCAGCAAGAAGATCACCATTTCCGACTGTGGACAACTCTAA